A genomic window from Brassica oleracea var. oleracea cultivar TO1000 chromosome C8, BOL, whole genome shotgun sequence includes:
- the LOC106310122 gene encoding phytosulfokine receptor 1-like isoform X2: MFRQSFDSNIIIHFSLSSSCDMGVLRHYWSVMIILVVVELCIYSSSSQSLTCHPRDLEALRDFINELAPKPDSWTFSSSGDCCEWEGITCSNSSSSLRLNDPENTVRVTTLKLVNKKLSGSIPSSVFNLKNLEALDLSSNLFTGLIPESLNLPSLKSLSLSSNMLNGSLPVHICHNSTDLKLIRLESNRCSGDFPSGFKKCALLQHLFLSGNELTGNIPEDLFHLQRLSLLEIQENGLSGSLSPALGNLSSLVHIDVSSNRFSGEIPDVFKKLSNLEYLMAESNRFTGGIPKSLANSKTLRLLNLRNNSLSGPLYLHCAVMTNLTSLDLGSNKFNSSLPEHLPSCRQLSYVSLARNQYDGQVPESFKDFHSLSYLSLSNCSLVNISSTLHILQHCKNLTTLVLSLNFHGEMLPDDPSLRFKKLKVLVVPNSRLTGSMPRWLSKSSNLELLDLSWNSLTGAIPNWIGGFTNLFYLDLSNNSFTGEIPKSLTRLHSLISQEISVEEPYPDFSFYLYRFGRAQPYNHVFRFPPTLELSLNNLSGPIWEEFGNLKSLHVFNLNDNRLSGHIPSSLSGMTSLEVLDLSNNHLSGSISLSLQNLTFLSKFSVANNSLSGRIPTGGQFQTFPNSSFEGNHVCGDHRGFDCQADTPDLQPPNTSDESDNSGGDFALDFSYGVALGFGLSFVVVIAFRQKLFRF; encoded by the exons ATGTTCCGTCAAAGTTTCGATTCTAATATCATAATTCACTTTTCTCTCTCTTCCTCTTGCGACATGGGGGTTCTTCGCCATTACTGGTCGGTGATGATCATACTTGTTGTCGTAGAGCTCTGCATCTACTCATCAAGCTCTCAGAGCCTCACGTGCCATCCACGTGACCTAGAGGCCTTGCGTGACTTCATCAACGAGCTCGCCCCCAAACCAGATAGTTGGACCTTCAGTTCAAGTGGAGATTGCTGTGAGTGGGAGGGGATCACATGTAGTAACTCTTCTTCTTCGCTTCGCTTAAACGATCCGGAAAACACTGTGAGAGTCACCACGCTGAAGCTTGTGAACAAAAAGCTGTCCG GCTCCATCCCTTCTTCGGTTTTCAATCTCAAAAACTTAGAAGCTCTAGATTTGAGCTCTAATCTCTTCACTGGGTTAATCCCTGAGAGTTTGAATCTTCCTTCACTGAAAAGTCTCAGTCTTTCATCAAACATGTTGAACGGTTCGCTTCCTGTGCATATATGTCACAACTCTACCGACCTTAAGCTGATCAGACTCGAGTCCAACAGATGCTCCGGAGACTTTCCATCTGGGTTCAAGAAATGTGCTCTGCTCCAACATCTCTTCCTTAGCGGGAACGAACTCACTGGTAACATACCTGAGGATCTCTTTCACCTTCAAAGGTTGAGTCTTTTGGAGATTCAAGAGAACGGTCTCTCTGGTTCGCTCAGTCCTGCGCTTGGTAACCTCTCCAGCCTCGTTCATATCGATGTCTCATCGAATAGATTCTCTGGGGAGATCCCTGATGTGTTCAAGAAACTGTCAAATCTAGAGTATCTAATGGCTGAGTCTAATAGATTCACAGGAGGGATCCCTAAGTCCTTGGCAAATTCAAAAACTTTGAGATTGTTGAACTTGAGGAACAACTCATTGAGTGGTCCTTTGTATCTGCACTGTGCTGTGATGACTAACTTAACCTCACTTGATCTGGGGTCTAATAAGTTCAATAGCTCTTTGCCGGAACATCTACCGTCTTGCAGACAACTGAGTTACGTTAGTCTAGCGCGGAACCAATATGATGGGCAGGTCCCAGAGAGCTTCAAGGACTTCCATAGCTTGTCTTATTTATCTCTCTCAAACTGCAGTCTTGTTAACATTTCATCAACTCTTCACATTCTTCAGCACTGCAAGAACCTGACAACTCTGGTTCTTTCTTTAAACTTCCATGGAGAGATGTTGCCTGATGACCCGAGTCTTCGTTTCAAAAAGCTCAAGGTACTTGTTGTTCCGAATTCTAGGCTTACTGGTTCAATGCCAAGATGGTTGAGCAAGAGCAGTAATCTAGAGCTGTTGGATCTCTCGTGGAACAGTTTAACCGGAGCTATACCAAATTGGATCGGTGGTTTCACCAATCTTTTCTACTTGGATTTGTCGAACAACTCCTTCACAGGAGAGATCCCAAAGAGTTTGACACGGCTGCATAGCCTCATAAGCCAAGAAATTTCAGTTGAGGAGCCGTATCCAGATTTCTCATTCTACTTGTATAGATTTGGAAGAGCTCAGCCATACAATCATGTTTTCAGATTTCCACCAACGCTTGAACTCAGCCTAAACAATCTCTCTGGACCCATTTGGGAGGAGTTTGGAAACTTGAAGAGCCTCCATGTTTTTAACCTGAATGACAACAGATTATCAGGACATATCCCTAGCTCGCTTTCAGGAATGACAAGCTTGGAGGTTCTTGATCTGTCAAATAACCATCTTTCCGGTTCAATCTCGTTATCTCTGCAGAACCTAACATTCCTGTCCAAGTTCAGTGTTGCAAACAATAGTCTCTCAGGGAGAATCCCTACTGGTGGTCAGTTTCAAACGTTTCCGAACTCGAGCTTCGAGGGCAACCATGTTTGTGGTGACCACCGCGGGTTTGATTGCCAAGCAGATACACCAGACCTACAACCACCAAATACCAGTGATGAGAGTGACAACAGTGGTGGTGACTTTGCCTTGGATTTTTCATATGGAGTGGCTCTTGGGTTTGGTTTATCGTTTGTTGTTGTTATTGCTTTCCGTCAGAAGCTGTTTCGATTTTAA
- the LOC106310122 gene encoding phytosulfokine receptor 1-like isoform X1, whose amino-acid sequence MFRQSFDSNIIIHFSLSSSCDMGVLRHYWSVMIILVVVELCIYSSSSQSLTCHPRDLEALRDFINELAPKPDSWTFSSSGDCCEWEGITCSNSSSSLRLNDPENTVRVTTLKLVNKKLSGKLSESFGRLHQLRVLNLSCNFVSGSIPSSVFNLKNLEALDLSSNLFTGLIPESLNLPSLKSLSLSSNMLNGSLPVHICHNSTDLKLIRLESNRCSGDFPSGFKKCALLQHLFLSGNELTGNIPEDLFHLQRLSLLEIQENGLSGSLSPALGNLSSLVHIDVSSNRFSGEIPDVFKKLSNLEYLMAESNRFTGGIPKSLANSKTLRLLNLRNNSLSGPLYLHCAVMTNLTSLDLGSNKFNSSLPEHLPSCRQLSYVSLARNQYDGQVPESFKDFHSLSYLSLSNCSLVNISSTLHILQHCKNLTTLVLSLNFHGEMLPDDPSLRFKKLKVLVVPNSRLTGSMPRWLSKSSNLELLDLSWNSLTGAIPNWIGGFTNLFYLDLSNNSFTGEIPKSLTRLHSLISQEISVEEPYPDFSFYLYRFGRAQPYNHVFRFPPTLELSLNNLSGPIWEEFGNLKSLHVFNLNDNRLSGHIPSSLSGMTSLEVLDLSNNHLSGSISLSLQNLTFLSKFSVANNSLSGRIPTGGQFQTFPNSSFEGNHVCGDHRGFDCQADTPDLQPPNTSDESDNSGGDFALDFSYGVALGFGLSFVVVIAFRQKLFRF is encoded by the coding sequence ATGTTCCGTCAAAGTTTCGATTCTAATATCATAATTCACTTTTCTCTCTCTTCCTCTTGCGACATGGGGGTTCTTCGCCATTACTGGTCGGTGATGATCATACTTGTTGTCGTAGAGCTCTGCATCTACTCATCAAGCTCTCAGAGCCTCACGTGCCATCCACGTGACCTAGAGGCCTTGCGTGACTTCATCAACGAGCTCGCCCCCAAACCAGATAGTTGGACCTTCAGTTCAAGTGGAGATTGCTGTGAGTGGGAGGGGATCACATGTAGTAACTCTTCTTCTTCGCTTCGCTTAAACGATCCGGAAAACACTGTGAGAGTCACCACGCTGAAGCTTGTGAACAAAAAGCTGTCCGGTAAGTTGTCTGAATCTTTTGGGCGGCTGCATCAGCTTAGAGTTCTAAATCTCTCTTGCAACTTCGTCTCAGGCTCCATCCCTTCTTCGGTTTTCAATCTCAAAAACTTAGAAGCTCTAGATTTGAGCTCTAATCTCTTCACTGGGTTAATCCCTGAGAGTTTGAATCTTCCTTCACTGAAAAGTCTCAGTCTTTCATCAAACATGTTGAACGGTTCGCTTCCTGTGCATATATGTCACAACTCTACCGACCTTAAGCTGATCAGACTCGAGTCCAACAGATGCTCCGGAGACTTTCCATCTGGGTTCAAGAAATGTGCTCTGCTCCAACATCTCTTCCTTAGCGGGAACGAACTCACTGGTAACATACCTGAGGATCTCTTTCACCTTCAAAGGTTGAGTCTTTTGGAGATTCAAGAGAACGGTCTCTCTGGTTCGCTCAGTCCTGCGCTTGGTAACCTCTCCAGCCTCGTTCATATCGATGTCTCATCGAATAGATTCTCTGGGGAGATCCCTGATGTGTTCAAGAAACTGTCAAATCTAGAGTATCTAATGGCTGAGTCTAATAGATTCACAGGAGGGATCCCTAAGTCCTTGGCAAATTCAAAAACTTTGAGATTGTTGAACTTGAGGAACAACTCATTGAGTGGTCCTTTGTATCTGCACTGTGCTGTGATGACTAACTTAACCTCACTTGATCTGGGGTCTAATAAGTTCAATAGCTCTTTGCCGGAACATCTACCGTCTTGCAGACAACTGAGTTACGTTAGTCTAGCGCGGAACCAATATGATGGGCAGGTCCCAGAGAGCTTCAAGGACTTCCATAGCTTGTCTTATTTATCTCTCTCAAACTGCAGTCTTGTTAACATTTCATCAACTCTTCACATTCTTCAGCACTGCAAGAACCTGACAACTCTGGTTCTTTCTTTAAACTTCCATGGAGAGATGTTGCCTGATGACCCGAGTCTTCGTTTCAAAAAGCTCAAGGTACTTGTTGTTCCGAATTCTAGGCTTACTGGTTCAATGCCAAGATGGTTGAGCAAGAGCAGTAATCTAGAGCTGTTGGATCTCTCGTGGAACAGTTTAACCGGAGCTATACCAAATTGGATCGGTGGTTTCACCAATCTTTTCTACTTGGATTTGTCGAACAACTCCTTCACAGGAGAGATCCCAAAGAGTTTGACACGGCTGCATAGCCTCATAAGCCAAGAAATTTCAGTTGAGGAGCCGTATCCAGATTTCTCATTCTACTTGTATAGATTTGGAAGAGCTCAGCCATACAATCATGTTTTCAGATTTCCACCAACGCTTGAACTCAGCCTAAACAATCTCTCTGGACCCATTTGGGAGGAGTTTGGAAACTTGAAGAGCCTCCATGTTTTTAACCTGAATGACAACAGATTATCAGGACATATCCCTAGCTCGCTTTCAGGAATGACAAGCTTGGAGGTTCTTGATCTGTCAAATAACCATCTTTCCGGTTCAATCTCGTTATCTCTGCAGAACCTAACATTCCTGTCCAAGTTCAGTGTTGCAAACAATAGTCTCTCAGGGAGAATCCCTACTGGTGGTCAGTTTCAAACGTTTCCGAACTCGAGCTTCGAGGGCAACCATGTTTGTGGTGACCACCGCGGGTTTGATTGCCAAGCAGATACACCAGACCTACAACCACCAAATACCAGTGATGAGAGTGACAACAGTGGTGGTGACTTTGCCTTGGATTTTTCATATGGAGTGGCTCTTGGGTTTGGTTTATCGTTTGTTGTTGTTATTGCTTTCCGTCAGAAGCTGTTTCGATTTTAA